The Echinicola jeungdonensis genome segment CGGGAGACAATGATTGTGAAAAAATAAAGTCAATTGTTGATGAATCCTCATGGGATGGAATTTTGATCGGAGGGGGAGATGGAACCGTAAAAATGGTAGTCAGTGCTATTTTGGAGACATCCATTCCTTTGGGCATCATTCCCTTAGGATCAGCCAATGGCTTGGCCACCTGTTTGGGCATACATGGAGTTTCTGATGCTATTTATGCTGTGAAAAAAGATAAGGTTATGGCCATGGATTTATTGAGAATCAATGGCGAAATCTCTTTGCATTTGAGTGATTTTGGGTTTAATGCAGGGTTGGTGAAAAAATTTTCCAACCAGACACAGAGGGGGATGATGTCTTATTTCAAAAGTACACTTTCACAATTTTTTGAAATGAGGCCTTATCGGTTTGAAGTGAATATTGATCATAAAAAGATCAAAATAGAAGCTAAAATGGTGGTTATTGCCAATGGGAGTTATTATGGTACCGGAGCAAATATTAACCCTCAGGGCAAAATGGATGATGGATACTTGGAGGTAATTGCCTTGAACCCAGATGGCTTGGAGGATTTGGTTGGGCTTTCCCTGGATTTGTTTCGTGGTGAGCTTTCCGATTCCCCTATTACCAAAATTTGGTCGGGCCATGAGGTAGAAATCAAGAATTATGATGGAGCCGATTTTCAGATTGATGGAGAGGTGATGCCGGAAACCGAATTTGTTCACGTTATATGTGAAAAGCAGAAGGTCCACTTTTTTAGTTTAATTAAGAACTAAAATGAGCTGTCCGGTACTGGTGATTTTATAATAAAGGCCAATCAAGCTTTTAAGTCTATTTTTAATTGAGTTATTGGCCAATTGAAAATGTTTTTTTGGTTATTGGATTTAAAAAAAATCAATAAATAATATGGTTCTTTTTTATCCTCCAATAGGCTGCATTATTCCAAATGAAAAAAGATGAAAAATCGAGGAAAGGAGCTGAATGTTTTGATTTTTCAGCTCCAATTGATTTTTAAGAAAGTAAAGCTCTTTTTTGGGCCATAACATATCCTAAGTGCATAGCCTCATGCATGGCATCAAATGCAATGGCTTCCGAAATATTGTTTACTCTTATTCCAAAACTGGTGGTATAGGGATGGTATTCTGAAAACTTATTTTTTTCCAAATCCTCCTTTAATGCTTCCAGGTTAGCAATGGCCATGGATTTTAGCTTTTCCAGGACTTCACTGCTGATTTTTTTTCAGGCTTGCTCCCTTTTCTAAATGCATCCAAAATATCCTCATCAATTAATAAAGGAAGGCCTGAAAACTTGTTGCAGAGTAGTTGTTGAGTGACGATGATATGCCCAAAATTCCAGATGATATTGTTATTATAACCTTCAGGTATTTGGTTTAATTGGTCAATGTCCAGGTCACTGATTAGATTGATAAAATTCTTACGAGTTTGTATAATGTTGTTAATGTTCATGATGTTGATATTTTTCAAAGGTTAAATATAATCCCATAGATTTTAAATGTTGGGGTGTAAAGGTGTTTTTTAAGCTTTGTTATGGTTGAAGGCCCTCATCTTCCCCTTATAAAGCTTATATTAATATATTTGAGCTAGGGTTAGTTTAATTCTGAAAGTTCGGATGATTATGAATAGACTGGTTATCAAAATGAAAATATGGTGGGGTTATTTATTATTGGGCATAGTGGCTTGTACCTCACACCCTACAATTACGGAAGCACCATTAATTCCGTTGCCCAATTTGGTTAAAGAAGGGGAAGGAAAGTTCACCTTAGGGGATGATACACAAATCCTGATTCAGGAGAATAATAAGGAATTGCAGCGGATGGGGAATTATTTGGTTAATTTGGTCCGGCCCTCAACCGGGTTTGAATTGGAAATTGTACCCTATGATACTACAAGGAAAAGCGGGTTTATTTCCCTTGAGTTGGAAAGTGACCCCAAGTTGGGGGACGAGGGCTACCGTCTTGAAATTAAACCGGAATTTATCTCATTAAGTGCAAATACTCCAGCAGGGATTTTTCATGGGATCCAAACCATCAGGCAGTTATTGCCAAATAATATTGAATCCAAAGGTTGGTTTTGGACCTCCTGGGAGATCCCGTCTGGCTTAATCGTTGATAAGCCAGAATATGCTTACAGGGGAACCATGCTGGATGTGGCCAGACATTTTTTTGAGAAGGAAGAATTGAAAAGGTATATTGATATTTTGGCTTTATATAAGATCAATTTTTTGCATTTGCACCTTACAGATGATCAAGGCTGGAGGATAGAGGTCAAATCATGGCCAAAGCTTACCCTTATTGGCGGAAGTACAGAGGTTGGTGGTGGAGTAGGTGGATTTTATACCCAAAATGAATATAAAGAGATTGTACAATATGCACTGGAAAGGTACATTACCATTGTCCCTGAAATCGATATGCCTGGCCATACACATGCAGCACTGGCTTCCTATCCAGAGCTTAACTGCGATGGGAAAGCCCGTGAAAATTATACTAAAACCCAGGTTGGGTTTAGCTCTTTATGTTTAACCGAAGAAATAACCTATCAATTTGTGGATGATGTGGTCCGGGAAATTTCAGCAATCACTCCGGGGCCCTACATCCATATTGGAGGTGATGAAGCTCATGCTACTGAGTTGGGAGATTATATCCTCTTTATTGAACAGGTACAGGATGCGGTCAATTCTTATGGGAAAAATATGATTGGCTGGGATGAGGTGGCCCAGGCAGCTCTGAGGCCTGAGTCTTTGGTTCAGTTTTGGTCCAATCCAGAGAATGCAAAGCTTGGGGCAGACCAAGGAGTAAAAATAATAATGAGCCCGGCCTGGAAAACCTATTTGGATATGCAATATGATTCCACTACCCATTTGGGATTACATTGGGCAGGTTTTATTGAGTTGGACAGCGCTTATCTCTGGGAACCTTCTGAGCTTATAGAGGGGATCGGCAAAGATGAAATAATAGGAGTTGAAGCTCCCCTTTGGACCGAAACCATTACTAATATGGATGAATTGGAATACATGGTTTTTCCACGATTATTAGGAATAGCGGAAGTGGGCTGGACTAGAAACGAAAAGCGGAATTGGGGAGAGTACAGGAAAAGGCTTAAAAAACACCTGAATAGACTGGAAGCCTTGGAAGTGGATTATTACTCATCCAATTTATTAAAAAAATAGGCCAGGGGTTTAGAGCCTCGGGAATGAGAGTTTAAAGTTTGGAAGGGTCTTTAAGAACACCCATGAAGAGGATGGTTCCACTGTGTTTTTCTTGAATGAAAAATACAAATGGCCTGTCCAGTCGAATTACAGGTGGTTCTGCTGGAACAGAAGTCACCACTACCTCTACAGCTGTGGCAGCAGCTGCTTCTGTTCCTTTTTCATCTACCTCAATTAATGCTTCGTGAATTACCCGGCTTATTTTTAGGGGTTCTGTTGGGGTTTCAAATATTTCTGTGAAATTTCTTGGATCTTGCTGAAAAGGGGTGCTTAGCCCCATTTCAATTAGGTCTTCTTTTAAGTTTTGGATTTTGATTTTCATTTTGAATTTGGGCATTTCCAGCTTGATATTACCTTCTTTTGCTTCTTCCCGCCAGGCATGAAGATTATTCAAATTGAAATTGCTTTTTGCTTCTTCCAAGTTAAAGGCATCTGGCAATAATACTCCCATGATATATTGCCCTGTACTATAGGGGATTTCTAAATATTTGAACCCGTTTGCTTGGTATGTCTTTAATGTCGTAGCTTCCTCCAACCGCATCATTTCAACCGGCGTAGTTTGCGAGGAAGAAATGTGAAAAGGTTGTTCGGTGGTGTTTTGGGGATCAAATTGGTATTTCCAATCGCCATAATAATAAATGGCGTTGATCAAATACATGACAGCAGCAGGATCAACCTGGTCAATTAAGTCTTGAATTAATCCCTCCGTTTGATCGTCCACCCACTGATTAATAATTTCTTTGGAGCCCGGGGATTGCATATCCAGGCTGCTAATAGTAGCCAGGTATTGCATTTGAAGGGTTTCTTGAAATTGGGATTTTAAATCCAGTCCCTCTTGATACCAAATACTATTGGCAATGTTAATCTTTACATTTGGATCCACATCCTTAAGGAATTTAGTGAGTCCTTGGTTGGCCAAATTGGCATCTTCGAGCGATATATTATCAAAATGAAGTGTTTCCAGATATTCTTCGAGCAATTCTTCCTTATTGCCATTCATGGCCATAGACAATGCCTGATGGATACTGAAAGGGCTGAAAAATAGGTTCCCTTCTTCTTTACTGAGTTGTTGAAATAACCTGACGGAAAATGCTGTGCCGGCATTTACCAGTTTTTTTTCAGTTTCCTCTAATGCCCTCAAATTGGGAGTAATTTCCCCTTTATTGGGACTTTCATCCACGCAAGAAACCAATAGAAAGAAAAGAGTCAAGATGGAATAATAGGTGTATTTCATGGTAAAGGGCTTTTGTTATGATCTAGACGAAAAAAATGGACAAAGTGCGACAAAAAAAAAGCCCCTTTGGTGATCAAGTTTCCAAAGGGGTTTAAATGATTATTTGGATTTTTCAAGGGCTCTTTCTATATCCCCAATAATGTCATCAGGATGTTCCAAACCTGTTGAAACTCTGATTAGGCCAGGTAAAATCCCAACCCTTTCCCTTTCTTCCTCCGTCAACTTGCTATGGGTAGTAGAAGCGGGGTGGGTAATGATGCTTCTGGTATCTCCAAGGTTTGCCGTCACGGTAATTAGTTCCAATTGGTCAATAAACCTTTTTGCCCTTTCAATTCCTCCTTTTAAGGTCAGGGTAATGATGCCTCCGCCCAGCCTCATTTGTTTTTTTGCCAATTCATATTGAGGGTGGCTTTTCAGGAATGGATATTTGACAGATTCCAAATGAGGATTGTTTTCAAAATAGGTAGCCACTTTCAATGCATTTTCACAGTGTCTTTCCATTCTCACAGCTAGGGTTTCCATACTTCGGGAAAGGATCCATGCATTGAAGGGTGAAATTGATGGTCCTGTATGCCGGGTAAAATAACGGACCTTTTGGATTAATTCTTCCTTACCAAGGATCAGTCCACCCAAAACCCTACCTTGTCCATCAATATATTTGGTAGCACTGTGGGCTACGAGGTCCGCACCCCATTTGGCAGGTTGTTGTAAATAAGGGGTAGCAAAGCAATTGTCCACAGCCAAAATAAGGTTATGAGCTTTAGCAAAAGCAGCAATCCATTCCAGGTCAATGATTTCCAGACCGGGATTGGAAGGGGTTTCAATGAATATCATTTTGGTATTCGGCTGAAGCAATTTTTCCCAATTGGCGATATCGGAAATGTCCCCATAAGTCGAGCTGATGCCCCATTTAGGGAATATTCCGGTAAGCAGTTGGTGAGTGGAGCCAAATAGGGCTCTGGAAGCCAGAATATGATCCCCTTGTTCCAATATAGAAGCCATGGTTGCAAACATGGCAGCCATGCCAGAACCAGTGGCAATGCCGTCTTCTGTACCTTCTACTGCACATACTTTTTCTATAAGGTCAGTGCTGTTGGGATTGGCATACCTTGAATAGATGTTTCCTGGGATTTCTTCAGCAAACATCTGCCGAGCTTCTTCTGCACTATCAAAGGTAAAACTTGAAGTCATGAAGATAGGTGAGGAATGCTCCCTTTGATTGGTTTTGGAGGAAGCAATTCTTACTGCCTGGGTTTCAAAATGTTTTTCGGACATATTATTATTCTTGCAGTGTTAAATTCTGTTTAAATATTGAGTTTCCCCTTTTAGGGTTTCGTAAAAATGCATCCCGAAATGGAGAGGTAAATATATTTCTTCGGGTTTGTTAATAAAAATAATCGGTGTCAAAGTAAGTGTTCTCATTTCATCTAACTTATAGTCCCCTATTTTCGGGCAGGATTTGGCACCTTTTCGCCGCTGAGGATGGTTGCCAGAGGGTCAACAAGCCTGTTCTCTCACCTCTTCTGTATAAATCAGTTCCTTTGGGTCTTGCAAAGTAAAGGTAGGGTAATGGGAAATCCAAATTTTTGAAAATGCAGAACGGTATCTATAAAAATAAGGTAACATTTATGGGATAAATTCTTTCAAAACCTTAGCCCATAAATCATACCCTTTGGCATTCATGTGTAATCCATCCTCAATAAAAATATCCTCCTTTGGTTGACCATTTTCATCCAACATGATGTTCCAAACATTGGCAAAGGATACCTGTTTCTGCTTTTGACAATATATCTCCAGTAGGCGGTTGAGATTTTGGTATTCCTCTTGTAGGTGCCATCTTGCCAAGCTGGGTTTCGGGCTTATCAGGATAATATGGGCATCAGGTAATTGTTGATGGATTTTTGTTACCAGCTTTTTAGTGGTTTTTAATATGGTCATTGGTTTTTTTCCTGCGGCAATATCATTATCCCCTTCATAAATAAATATTTTTTTGGGTTGGTATTGGAGGATCAATTCCTGGGAATAATGAAGAAGTTCAAATGTCTGAGACCCTCCAAATCCTGTGTTAATGGTTTCAATTTCCGGAAAATAGGAGGAAAGATCTTTCCACATCCGGATACTGGAACTTCCTGTAAAAAGATAGACTGGTGGGCCTTGCTTTGGAATGGGGTTTTTTTGGACAATTTGTTGGACTTCTTCCTGGAATTTGCCAGATACTTCTTGAGTGTTTCCTGAAATGGAAATTCCAGCCAAAAGAATTACCGTTAAAAATATTTTGAAACAAGACTGTTTTGATAAATACTTCATTTGATTTAACCCGTTAATTGATGGGAATTTATGAAAAAAAATGGAGATCCTTATGATCAATTGATTTTTGTGGTACCTGCAAAAGTTTTGAAAAAGGAAAATATTTAGTGTAATAAGTGTTTAAAATACACTTTTTCAGGGGTTTTGTTAATAAAATGTCAATTTTTTCACCTGCCGAATTTTTTTTTTTGAATAAAAATTAAAAAAAATAGAAGGGTTGAAAACAGGAAAGAAACTTAGTGATCATTTTATTAATTGGGTTAAATATGGTTAATGATGTTGTTAATGTTTCTTAAATTAGGAGTTTTGCCTTATATAATACTGAGGAATTCATTTTTGTGTGTAGTGACATTTAAATTGGTTTAGGGGATTTTTGTTAATATTTTATTGAATTAAAAATTATTATCACTATGTTTAAAGAAGTTTTGGTTCAAAAAAAGAGGATCGGCGTCCTTTTTTCCAAAATATATACGGCTGTTAGTCAGTTAGAATAAACCCATTCGAGGAATCTTCTAAAGATTCCTCTTTTTTTTTGTCTTCCAAAAATGAACCATTTTATACTCTAACGAAAAAACATCAAAATGGTATATCATTTTCCCTAATTCTTTCGGAAAGTCCACTAAAAAATAAAAGTGAAATTGACACTTTTTCAACTATTTGATTTCACTGATTAAAATTTTTCGGGCACCTGAATTTTAGCCAATAGGTGTTTCTGGTCTGCTTCAAGTTAGAGATAGGTTGCCTCTTTTGATAAAATCATGTTTTTTCCCTTCAGGTCCATTATAAAAAAGGGCAAGGAAAATGGGCATGGAATTATTTTTCGGTTTATGATTTGATCAAGCATAAAACCAATAATCCACGGGAGAATTAGGGCCAAGTATAAGTCTGTAACCATTATTTGATGGCATAAACACATAAAATCCAGAATAATCAGAGTGTTTAAAACACAAAAGAATCACAGGGGACCCTGTGATTCTTTTGTGTAGTCCCAATAAGATTAGTCTATCTTAACCTTATCCTAAATTAAATTCAGGTTTCCAGTTTTCAATGGTTTTATTAAAGCTCGACTGGTTGGCCAAATGAATACAGAATGCAGTTGTTGCTCCACTGATAACATTGGATGCAGGTTTTGTGGAAGTATGAATAGATTTAAAAAAATCGTCCAGGGCGTACCAGGTTCCCTCTTTGGTTTTTTCTTCCAATATGGGAATACCTCTGCCTTCTTTCCAGGTGAGCTTGGTTGCTCCAGAAACACCATCCACAATTCCCAGCTCCTCCATTTTATCCTCCTCTGGGTAGAAATAGCCCTCATTCATTAAGAGCTCCACCGTTCCTTCAGTTCCTTTAATGCTAAAGGAGTAACCTTCCCTGGCATTGCTGCAGGTGGATCCAAAATTGCCAATCATATCTTCTTTCTCATATCGGAGAATGAGCTGGACATTGTCATAGGTAGTTCTCCCGTCTTTGTAATTGTCTATTCCACCCGTGCCCATTATTAAGTCAGGGTGGGTTTCAAAAGCCCAATTGATAAAGTCGATTTGGTGAGATAGTAATTCAGCAGGCAAGCCTCCTGAAAACTCCTTATACATCCTCCAGTTGATTATTTTCTCCAAGGAGGGATCAGGGACCGGCCTTCTCCAATTCCAGTTTCTGTCCCAACGTGAATCAATTTGAGTGATTTTACCCAAATAACCGGATCGGATCATATCCCTTACCTTATAATATAAAGGAGTGTACCGGTATTGGTGGCCCACCTGCAGGGTGAGGTGAGGGTTGGCTTGAGCGATTTTAACCAATTCAAATGCTTCCGGGATATTGTAAGTCATTGTTTTTTCCAGATAAACATGTTTGCCAGCTTGTAGGGCGTATTTTGCAGGAGCAAAGTGCATATTTAAAGGAGTAGCAATGACCACTGCATCTACGTTGGAATCATTTAATAATTGCTCATAATTTTTATAGGATTTCATGCTGATGTCCGGAAAAGTTTTCTTTGTTTCTGCCAGCCTGAAATCCATTATGTCACATATAGCGGTGATCTCATATTTCCCAGGTAATCCTTTCATGACGTGCATGATGCCTTTTCCCCTATCACCACAACCAATAATACCTATTTTTATGGGTTGATCATTTTCTTGAGATGAAAAGGCATTGATAATAGGGTAAGGGAAGATTGAGCTTCCCAGTGCTAAACCACCGGTTTTTATAAAATCCCTTCTTTTCATGGGGCGTTTTGGGTTTTGTAAATTGATGACCAAATGTAAACTTTTGGAGGAAAGAAAAAAAATCAGGGCTATTTGAGCGGGCCGAAAAAGGGATTAAGCTTTGATTCGGAGGGAAAATTTGTGGCTGGCCACAAAATTCAATTGGAAGTAATGGTTTTAAATCCCAAAGCTCGCTGGAGCAATTTTACGAAAACTGATTTTATAATAAGTAAATTTGACTTTGCAAAATAACCATTCAGAATTCAAGTTAAACTAAGCGTTTTTCATATGAAGGATTAAAAAGGGGGCTTATTTTGGATTACTTAATATATTGTAAGAGGAAAAAACAGGTCATATGTATATAATGGGTGCTTCTGGGCATGCAAAAGCAGTAATTGCAGCTGTGGAAAGTAAAGGGATAGAAATAAATGGGGTATTAGATGATAATCCTGAAATTAAAGAGTGCCTCAAATATCCCGTTTCAACACCTGAAAATTTTGATATTGCCCCAAAAAGTCAAATGCTGGTGGCTATCGGAGATAATAAGATCAGGGAAAAAGTGGTCTTAAAACTTGGAAAGAAGGTTTTCTATTCCAAAGTGGCCCATTCTTTTTCCTGGGTAAGTGAATATTCCAACTTTGGTGAAGGCACGGTAATAATGGCAGGAGCCATCGTCCAACCTCATACCGAAATAGGAAAACATGTGATTGTCAATACAGCAGCAGTGGTTGATCATGATTGCCTAATAGGAGATTTTTCCCATATTGCTCCTCATGCCACTCTTTGTGGTGGCGTAATTGTGGGAATAGGTAGCCTTATTGGTGCAGGTTGTACGGTTTTGCCGGGTATAAAAATCGGGGAAAATTGTGTGGTAGGAGCAGGGGCTACGGTGTTAAGGGACGTGTTGGACGGGGAGATAGTTTATGGGTCGTGAATTAAGTTATTGTAAAGGTATATCAAATGAGTATTGAGGAGTTAAAAGCAAAAGTCCCTGGGATTACAGATATCAGGTTGCTGGAAGATTTATTGGCTAAGGGCTCCCTGGTCCAATTAAAAGCGGGGCAAGCTATTATAGAACCTGGGAAGTTTATTAAAATGGTGCCGATTATTTTGGAAGGCGCTATCAAAGTGCTGCGTTTGGATGATGAAGGCAGGGAATTATTTTTGTATTACCTTAATTCTGGACAAACCTGCGCCTTGTCCCTTACCTGTTGCAATTCTTTACAACCCAGTGAAATTAAAGCGGTTGCGGAGGAGGATTCCCTTGTTCTGTCCATTCCGATTCGTTATCACGAGCAATTGCTGGAGCAATACCGGCAATGGAAAGATTTTGTTGCCCAAACCTATCAACAAAGGTTTCAGGAAATGCTGGAAGCTTTGGATGCAGTGGCATTTCTAAAAATGGACCAAAGGCTGGTTCGTTATCTTCAGGCCAAAAGGAAACAGCTGAGTAGCAATGAGCTTCAAATAACACATCAGGAAATCGCACAAGAGTTAGGTACTTCCAGGGAGGTTGTTTCAAGGCTGCTAAAACAATTGGAAAAAAAGAAATGGATTGAACTGGGGCGAAATAAAATATTTATGAGGGATAATTTTGAAGATTTAGTAGGAAAGTCCTGATTGGTGAGTCGTTAGATTAATTTTTCATGATTAATAATGGGACCTTGGTTCTTATGGCCATTTTTGAAGCAATACTTAAGTTAATAAAAGAGAAAAGGGTTGGTTTGGCTTTGGTGAAATAAACTATTAATGATTTTGACTTCTGCTCCGGGAGTTTTAAAAGGTCATTTTTGTTTGCAGATTTTTTCCCTACTTTCCAGGAAAATTGTTGATTGGGAAAATGTTGTTTTAGGAAGTCTAATGTTTTGGAAGGGGAGGTTTTGCTTTTAGCTTTCACCTTATTTCCGAGAAATAAAAGCCTGTAGGGAAGTCTAAACCCTTTTGTTAGTTCAATCATTTGCTCCCAAATAGGTAGGTTTTGATTGTTTTTACTGATTACCACCTCAATTGTCTTTAAACCCAAAAAGCTTTTGTTTGGGGGTAGGACAAGAATGGGTGAAGAACATGAGTTTATTAATTCAACTTTTTCTCCCGGCCAAAAATAATCCCATGGCTTTTTTGTGATGGGGCCGGGTAAAATGATGAGTTCAAAACTTTGTTTCTTGGTTATTTGTTGCGTGGCATTTTTAATATTTCCTTTTCTAATTTTATACCCTATCGTTAGGCCTTTTTTAAGGCCTTTTTTTTGAATTTTTTTAAGCCATTTTTTGGCTTTTTTCTCTATCAATTTTTCATACGCTTCCACCTGAACTGAAAAACCATAAACAGAGGAATAAGTGAAAAGTAGCGTTATTTTTGCATTATAAGCTTGCCCCATATCCATTGCAAATCGGATAGCATTTTTTGAATGTTTAGAAAAATCGGTGACCAACAGTAAATTCATGTTTTCTTATTTAGAAGCCAATAGAATATAACCAGAATCCCAATTTTTTTCAAAAAAGGAATTGGATTCATAAGAAGCTGGCCAATGGAAAGTATTTTGGGTTTTTCTGGTTGTGTAACAAAAGTCACCACTTCCAGGAAATGCCAGTCTTAGTTTTGTAAAAACATTTAAATAGGAATTCAATGGAAACAATTACAGTTTTGGGGTACTTGGCTTCTATTTTTATTGGTATTAGTTTAGGTCTGATTGGAGGGGGAGGTTCTATTTTGACCGTACCTGTATTGGTGTATTTATTTAGGGTTGATCCTATTTTAGCCACGGCTTATAGCCTTTTTGTAGTAGGAAGTACTTCAGTTGTAGGGTCTTTTTCTTTTATGAAAAGAGGAATTGTCTCTTATCGTGCCGCGATAGTTTTTGCGGTCCCATCCTTTATAGCAGTTTTTTTGACCCGGAAATTTGTTGTTCCTGCGTTACCTGAAATTTTATTATCATTTAAAGGATATGATTTGACCAATGATAAAGGGGTAATGATATTTTTTGCCCTTATCATGTTAGCAGCGGCCATATCTATGATCAAGAACGGCCATCAGATTCAGCATGCATCTGGTCCTACGAAATTTAATTTGCCTCTTATTGGCCTTGAAGGATTTGTAGTGGGTGGAATAACTGGAATTGTTGGGGCAGGTGGAGGTTTTTTGATCATACCCGCTTTGGTGTTATTGGCCAAACTTCCCATGAAGATTGCTGTAGGCACCTCTTTATTGATCATAGCGGCCAAATCCCTTATTGGGTTTACCGGTGATATTTCCAACCAACCTATCAATTGGGGCTTTCTGCTACTATTTACTTCTCTTTCTATAATAGGGATATTTTTGGGGAGTGGCCTGTCAAAAATGATTGATGAAAAGGCCCTTAAAAAAGCATTTGGATGGTTTGTTTTGGTGATGGGATTTTACATCCTGATAAATGAAATTATTTTAGTTTAAATGGGGCGTTTTAGATGCATGAAAAATCAGCTTGATGGTTTTTAGATTAAAGATTTGGAGTTTGTGTGATGAAAATTACAGCGGTAAATCCCTCTCTTACGTACATTAAATTAATAATAGGTGATAAAAAAGAATAAAAAGTGAAAACATTTAAAGAATTAATATCGGGAGATCAATTGGTGTTGGTTGACTTCTTTGCCACTTGGTGTGGACCCTGCAAAGCAATGCCGCCTATTTTAAAGGAGGTGGTTGGCCAGGTGGGAAATAAAGTAAAGGTTATCAAAGTTGATGTGGATAAGAATCCTGCTGCAGCGAGTCAGTTTCAAATTCGGGGAATTCCCACCCTCATCCTGTTCCAAAAAGGAACCCAGTTATGGCGGAAGTCAGGTGTGCCTTCTGTTCAGGAACTGTTGACCACTATTGAAAGTCATTATTCCAAAACCAGTGCTTAAATTCTTTAACATTTGGTTGAATAGGTTTGGAAATGGTGCGCGGAAAAAGTGGGGCGGACTGCTTATGTGATAAAAGTCCTATTCCCGGAGAAAAAGTAGATTTAATTTTGTCAATGAAAATAAAAAAAATTGAGATGAAAATTGAACAAATTTATACAGGGTGTCTTTCACAAGGTGCCTATTATATTGAATCAGACAATGAAGCGGTAATTATTGATCCCTTAAGGGAGGTGAATCCTTATATCCAGAAAGCCAAAAGGAGAAATGCAAAAATAAAATATGTGCTGGAAACTCATTTTCATGCAGATTTTGTCTCTGGGCACAAGGATTTGGCAGCAAAAACAGGAGCTACAATTGTTTTTGGACCAACCAATGTCCATTTGGGATTTGATGCAGTTATCGCCAAGGACGGGCAGGAGTTTAAGGTTGGTGGGGCCACCATTAAAGTCATTCATACTCCAGGCCACACCATGGAAAGTACCTGTTATTTATTAATTGATGAAGAAGGAAAGGAAAAAGCTCTTTTTACTGGAGATACCCTCTTTATTGGAGATGTAGGCCGACCGGATTTGGCCCAAAAAGTGGATGAGTCTCTAACCCAGGAAAAATTAGCTGGGCATTTATATGATTCCCTAAGGAATAAAATCATGCCTCTTTCCGATGATCTTGTAGTATATCCAGCCCATGGTGCGGGTAGTGCTTGTGGAAAAAATATGAGTAAAGAAACTTCTGATACTTTGGGTAATCAGAAAAAGACCAATTATGCCCTGCAGGAGATGGATAAAAGTACCTTTATCAAAAAAGTTA includes the following:
- a CDS encoding Gfo/Idh/MocA family protein translates to MKRRDFIKTGGLALGSSIFPYPIINAFSSQENDQPIKIGIIGCGDRGKGIMHVMKGLPGKYEITAICDIMDFRLAETKKTFPDISMKSYKNYEQLLNDSNVDAVVIATPLNMHFAPAKYALQAGKHVYLEKTMTYNIPEAFELVKIAQANPHLTLQVGHQYRYTPLYYKVRDMIRSGYLGKITQIDSRWDRNWNWRRPVPDPSLEKIINWRMYKEFSGGLPAELLSHQIDFINWAFETHPDLIMGTGGIDNYKDGRTTYDNVQLILRYEKEDMIGNFGSTCSNAREGYSFSIKGTEGTVELLMNEGYFYPEEDKMEELGIVDGVSGATKLTWKEGRGIPILEEKTKEGTWYALDDFFKSIHTSTKPASNVISGATTAFCIHLANQSSFNKTIENWKPEFNLG
- a CDS encoding acetyltransferase — translated: MYIMGASGHAKAVIAAVESKGIEINGVLDDNPEIKECLKYPVSTPENFDIAPKSQMLVAIGDNKIREKVVLKLGKKVFYSKVAHSFSWVSEYSNFGEGTVIMAGAIVQPHTEIGKHVIVNTAAVVDHDCLIGDFSHIAPHATLCGGVIVGIGSLIGAGCTVLPGIKIGENCVVGAGATVLRDVLDGEIVYGS
- a CDS encoding Crp/Fnr family transcriptional regulator, yielding MSIEELKAKVPGITDIRLLEDLLAKGSLVQLKAGQAIIEPGKFIKMVPIILEGAIKVLRLDDEGRELFLYYLNSGQTCALSLTCCNSLQPSEIKAVAEEDSLVLSIPIRYHEQLLEQYRQWKDFVAQTYQQRFQEMLEALDAVAFLKMDQRLVRYLQAKRKQLSSNELQITHQEIAQELGTSREVVSRLLKQLEKKKWIELGRNKIFMRDNFEDLVGKS
- a CDS encoding universal stress protein, yielding MNLLLVTDFSKHSKNAIRFAMDMGQAYNAKITLLFTYSSVYGFSVQVEAYEKLIEKKAKKWLKKIQKKGLKKGLTIGYKIRKGNIKNATQQITKKQSFELIILPGPITKKPWDYFWPGEKVELINSCSSPILVLPPNKSFLGLKTIEVVISKNNQNLPIWEQMIELTKGFRLPYRLLFLGNKVKAKSKTSPSKTLDFLKQHFPNQQFSWKVGKKSANKNDLLKLPEQKSKSLIVYFTKAKPTLFSFINLSIASKMAIRTKVPLLIMKN
- a CDS encoding sulfite exporter TauE/SafE family protein codes for the protein METITVLGYLASIFIGISLGLIGGGGSILTVPVLVYLFRVDPILATAYSLFVVGSTSVVGSFSFMKRGIVSYRAAIVFAVPSFIAVFLTRKFVVPALPEILLSFKGYDLTNDKGVMIFFALIMLAAAISMIKNGHQIQHASGPTKFNLPLIGLEGFVVGGITGIVGAGGGFLIIPALVLLAKLPMKIAVGTSLLIIAAKSLIGFTGDISNQPINWGFLLLFTSLSIIGIFLGSGLSKMIDEKALKKAFGWFVLVMGFYILINEIILV
- the trxA gene encoding thioredoxin; the encoded protein is MKTFKELISGDQLVLVDFFATWCGPCKAMPPILKEVVGQVGNKVKVIKVDVDKNPAAASQFQIRGIPTLILFQKGTQLWRKSGVPSVQELLTTIESHYSKTSA